CCACACGATGGAAGGCACGGGATGCCGCCGTCCTGCCTTCCATTCATATGCGGCGCGCGATCCGGCCGGCACGAGATGTGGCGGCACCCGGCGGACGCGGGCGCGTTACGCTATGATCGAGCCGTGAAGGCCGACCGGACTAGATGGGAGGCGCGCTATCGCGGCGGCGATTGTCCGCACGACGGGCCTCCGTCGACCCTGCTCCACCGTTGGTTGCCCTCACTCACCCGCCGGCGTCGTGCGGCCCGGGGTGGCTCGTTGGCGCCGGTCGACACCCGCGCACCTCACGCGCGCGGGGCGCCACGGGCGCTGGACGTCGCGACCGGACTTGGCCGCAACGCGCTGGCCCTCGCTCATGCCGGCTACCGCGTCGACGCCGTTGACATCTCGCCGACGGCGCTGCACGAGGCCGCGCGGCGGGCAAGGCGCGCCGGGCTGCCCGGCATCCGCTGGATCGTCGCGGACCTCGATCGCTGGCGTCCCCAGCGCGGACTGTACGATGTGGTCGTGAACGCGTTCTTTCTGAAACGGCGGATGTTTCCGGCGCTGCGCGCGGCCGTCCGTCCCGGGGGCCTGCTGATCTTCGAGACGCACCTGGACGCGGGCGAACACGACGCCGGCCCCGCCGATCGCAGCCGCCGGCTTCGCCCCGGAGAACTCCGGCGGATCCTGGGCGACTGGGAGATCCTCTACGCAAGCGACGGACTCTATCGCGACCGGGGTCGCCGGATGGCGCTCGGACGCATCGTCGCCCGCCGTCCGCGGAGACTCGCGCGAACCGCCGGCGCGGCGCGCTCGGTGCGCCCGCCTCGGCGCTCGACCGGACTACCCAGGCTCGCCCACCGCAAATAGCGGATCGTTCGGATTGGTGGCCGGCGTCGTGACGGTGAAGAGGACGATGCCGGACGCCGGGGCGCGCACCTCTTCCAACCGCCGGCCGAAGTAGTCGCGGATCTCCCCAATGCGCCCGCCTGCTTCCACCTGGGCGCCCGGCGAAACCTCCGCGTAGAACAGACCCGCGTGTTGCGACGTCACCCAGTGCAGCCGCGCGAGGAGCGTGGTCGGCGGCACCGGCTCCGGCGCCCCGTTGACGATGCCGAGGTGTCGCAGGACATTGCGCAATCCGCGCAGGTGGAGGTGGAGCGACGCGTCGTCGAGCAGTCCCTGCCCGCCGGCCTCGGTGAGAATGGCCGGGATGTGGCGCTGCGCCGCCGCGGCATACGTGCCGCCGCCCACCCGCCCGCGCACGACGTACTGGATACCGTACACCCCGGCCAGCCCGCGCGTCCGGGCGTCCAGATCCGCGTTGCCGGTCTCGACCATGATTGTGAACGGCACCAGCGCTTCGTTGATGTCGCCGCCGTGGAGATCAACGTAGGCGTCGCTCGGCGCGATGACTTCCGTGAACAACGTGTGCGCAAGCCGCTCGCTCGCCGTGCCGTCGGCGTTGCCGGGAAAGAGCCGGTTGGGGTTCTTGCCGTCCAGCGGACAGATGTAGATGCTCCGGGCCACGAACGCCGGGACGTCGACGATGTGCACGATGACGGCGGTGCCGCGCACGTCGCGGGCCTCCAACGCCGCCGCGGTCCGGATCGCCGCCTCGATGCCGGGATATTCGCCGCCGTGCACGCCGGCCGTGATCGCCACACGCGGTCCCGGCGCGCTCCCGTTGACTACCGTCACCGGCATCTGAATCGGGGTTCCCGGGACCGGGAGGAATCCCGTGACCTTCGTCCCCGGCGAGGCGCGCAGCGATCCCACCACCACCACATCCTGTCCCATTGGCGCTCCTCTCAGGCCCCCGGCCGCAGGGCGGCGGGGCCAGCGCCGGGCCCGATGACCCTGTTCAGAATCGTCCGAATCTCCGCGAGACCCCGCGGTTCCAGGCGAAGACCGAGCGCGGCCGCCAGCGTACCGGCGACGACGGGTTCCGCGTCGTCCAGCGCGACCCGGCGCCCGAGCAGGCGCGCCATGGACGTCACGGGCCGGCCGAGCCCGCACGGATTGATGAGGTCGAACGCCGCCAGGTCGGGGGCGACGTTCAGCGCAAAGCCGTGCATCGTGACCTTGCGCCGGACGGCCACGCCGATCGCCGCCGCTTTGGCGCCGCCGACCCACACGCCGGGGAACCCCCGCAGGCGCTCGGCGCTGATCTGCCAGTGCGCCAGCGCGTCGATTAGGGCCGCTTCGAGCGCCCGGACGTAGCGCACCACGTCCTCGTCAAGGGCCCGCAGATCGACGATCGGGTACCCGACGAGCTGGCCGGGGCCGTGATACGTGACGTCGCCGCCCCGCTCAATCTGAAAGAGGTCGATGCCCCGAGCGGCGAGCGCGTCCGCGCCGGCCAGCACGTTGGAGGCGCGCGCGCTCCGGCCCAGGGTGATCACGGGCGGGTGCTCGAGCAGCAGCACCGTATCCGGAACTACGCCGGCCTGGCGGGCGGTGAGGAGCGCCTTCTGGAGCGTCCACGCCTCGCCGTAGGGGATGCGTCCGCACGAGACCGACCACGCCGTTCGCACGGGAACAGGATTCGACGACGCGCGGACGCGCTCCCGCGGGGGTTTACCGGGCGGAGGCGGCCCAGCCCGCGAGCACGGCCACGCCGCCGGCCAGGATTGCGATCTCGGCCGCGGCGTAGACGTTGTGCAGGGAGCGAATCGCGGCGTACCGGGGGTCGCCCGCGGCGCGATTGACGAAGTCCAGGCCGGCGGCGAGTCTCGTGATTTCGGGGGTCAGGTAGAGCGTCTGCACGAGCACGAGCGCCAGCATGATCGCCGCGACGGCGACCGTCCACCGCGCCGAACGCGCCGCGATCGCCGCGGCGAGCGCGATCACGCCGAGCGCCGCCTCCACGCGATTGAAGCGGGCAAAGGCCGCCTGTCCCAGCGCCACCGCTTGATTCCGGTCGAGCGCCGGGGTCGAAAAGCGCAGCGGGGCCTCAATGAAATCGAGCGCCGCCATGCCGCCGATCCACAGGGCAACGGCAAGCGTACGAACGACCGCGGCGAGTCCCGTCACGCCCTCGGGTGGTGGGCTTGCGCCGTCCGCTCCAGGACCGCCGGCACACCGGCGGGTGCGCGCCTGCCGGCCGGCGGGCGGACCGGGCGCACGTAGGCCCACCCGGCGGCGGCCAGGTACGCCACGTAGGCGATCACCTGGCTCAGCGAGGGCGTGCTCGTGTACCCGAACAGGGCCTCGAGCAGACCGCCCATCGTCGACGACTGGTTGACGAACCGGTTGGAGTCCCAGAGACGATCGACCAGCGCCGGCAGGATCCCGGCCTCGTGAAGTTCTCCCACGCCGCGGATCAAGAGACCCGCGCCCACCAGCAGCAGCAAACCGCTCGTCACGTTGAAGAAGACGCGCAGGTCGAGCCGGTAGGTCCCGCGATAGAGCAGCCAGCCCAGCAGCGCGGCGCCGCCCAATCCCAGAACGGCGCCGAGACCGGCGGCCGCCGCGGACGACGCCCGCACCGTGGCGAACAGAAAGAGGGCCGTCTCCACGCCTTCGCGGCCGACGGAGACCAGCGCGAGCACGACGAGCGCCGTGCGGGAGCCCGCCTGCAGCGCCCTGCTCATCCGGGCCTGCAGGGAGGAGCGAATGGTCACGGCTTCCCGCCGCATCCAGAAGATCATGTACGTCAGCACGGCGACCGCGGTCAGGAACGCGATGCCTTCGAACAGTTGCTCGCCGGGGCCGCTCATCTCTCCGGCCGTGGCGAAAATGATGCCGCCGGCGGCGAGGCTGAGGAGCACGGCACCGGCCACGCCGGCCCAGACGGCGGCGAAGTCGCGACGGTGGCCGGTCCGGGCGAGGTACGCGAGGAGGATGCCCACGATCAGGGACATTTCGAGCCCTTCCCTGAGCGTGATCAGGAACGAACCGATCATTCCTCGCGCCTTCCGCGCGCCGCCGAATTGTTCATCGTAGCAGTCAACAATCTCTTCCGCGGCCTAGGCTACCGAAGCCCGATGAATCTGTCAATACGAGTCGCCTCGCCTAGGTTTCTGCCCGTCCACGCCGGAAAGCGCCGGCGGGCGACGTCCGGTTCCCGCACCCTACGGTGAGATGTGGACCGCCGGTCGCCCGGCCGACCGTGGCCCGGCTTCGAAGTACGGCCGCGGGCGCATGCCCGCGGCGGCGGCGACCAGCACCGGCGGGAACTGTTGGACCAGCGTGTTGTAGGTGCGCACGCGATCGTTGTAGCGGCGCCGCTCGACGGCGATGCGGTTCTCCGTGCCCGCGAGTTCGTCCATGAGCGCGGCGACCGTGGCCCGGGCGCGCAGGGCGGGCGACGCTTCGACGATCCCGATCAGGCGGCCCATCGGGGCTTCGAGCGCCGACGCCGCGCGGACCCGGTCCGGGGATCCGGGCGGCGCGGCGAGATAGGCGGCGCGCGCCGCGACGATCGCCGACAACACCTGCCGCTCTTGGGCGAGAGCGCCGGCGGCCGCCGACACGAGCGCGGGAACCAGATCGACGCGCCGCTGGTACTGCGCTTCGACCTGCGCCCACTGCGCGTCGACGGCGCTTCGGGCCTGCACCAGTTGGTTGTACGTCACGATCCACCACCCGACCACGCCGAGGGCGGTGGCGAGGGCCACCAGGCCCGCGACGGCCCAGGTGCCGGAGCGCGGCGGCGGCGCGCTCATGGGAAGGGGCGGCGTACGAGGTGTCCGAGCGCTTCGATGCCGTGCGCGAGGCCCGCCCCGAACCGGCCCTCTCGGAACTGCGGAGCGATCACGAACTCGATGATGCTCCGGGCGTCCGCGGGACCGATCACGCCCGCGAGTCCACGGCCGAGCTCGATGTGAATGGCCCGATTGTCGAGTGCCACGAGCACCAGCACGCCGTTGTCGTGCCCGCGCTTGCCGATCCCGACGTGGTCAAAGTACGCCCGGGCGAATCCCGCGACGTCGTCCGCCCGCGGGACCACGAGCGCGGCGATCTCGACGCCGGTATCGCGTTCGACGGCCTCGGCCAGATGCCGGAGGCGCGCTTTGTCCCGCGCGCTGAGCAGACGACGTACGCTCACGAGGACCGCCTTACCATCCGCCGGACGCTCCGCCGCCGCCCGAGGCCCCGCCGCCGAACCCGCCGAAACCACCCCCACCGCCGCCGAAGCCCCCGCTTCCCCACCCGCCGCCGAAGAAGTACGGGACCGGCATCACGGCGGATCGCCGAACCAGCCGCTTGTCCCGGTACCCGCAGCGCGGACACGTCCAGGCCTCAACCGCGCCGACGCCCGAAGCCGTGCTCTGCGAGGTGAGTTGGAGCGCGGCGCCGCATCGCGGGCAGCGTCGCCGGCCGCCGAGCCGGCCCGCGATGAGAGACAAGGCCACAAACGCGAGGAACAGCAGGCCCGCCAGCCCGCCGCTTCCGGTGCCTCGAGAGGATGGCCGCGCGGTGCCGGCCGCACCCGGGCCTCCGCCCGGAACGGCCCCGGGTCCTCCGATCAGCCCCATCAGGGCGTCGGCGGCCGCGTTCAGCCCGTCGGCGTACCGCCCGGCGCGAAACGCCGGTGCCAGGGTGTCGCGGATGATGCGTCCGGCGTCGGCGTCGGTGACCTTCCCCTCCAGGCCGTAGCCGACCTCGATCCGAACCTCGCGCTCCTTCGGCGCGACGAGCAGCAAGATGCCGTTGTCCCGGCCGCGCCGGCCGACTTTCCACGCTTCCTCGAGGCGGGCGGCAAAGTCATCAATCGGGACACCGCCGAGATCGGCAAACACGGCGATCGCGATCTGGTTCGTCGTGGCCCGATCGTAGGCCGCAAGCCGCGCGTCGAGCGAAGCCCGGGCGGCCGGATCCAACAGGTGCGCAAAGTCGGACACGTAGCCCTGCGGCGCGGGGAATGCCGGCGGCGCGGCACCGCCGGGCGACGGCACAAGCACCGCGCCGGCGAGGCACGCGGCGGCAACCCATCCCCGCAGCGCTGTCAGGGCGTCGGCACCCCGAGATTCACGCGGGGCGCCTGGCCGGCGCCGGGCTGGGCCTGGAAATACGGCCGGGGTTGAAACCCAAAGCTCGACGCCACCAGCGTCGTGGGAAACGTCTGGAGCGTCGTGTCATACGCCTGAACCGACGCGTTGTACTGGCGGCGCGCATACGCGACCTGGTTCTCTGTGGACGCCAGCTGACTCATCAGGGACTGCACGGTCTCGTTGCTGCGCAGCACCGGGTAATTCTCGACGATCACGAGCAGGCGCGCGATCGCGCTCTGGTACTGGTTGGCTGCCTCGATGCGCGCCGGGGTCCCCGGTTGCGTCCCCGCGTAGTGTGTGCGGGCATTGGCCAGCGCCGCGAACACGGTGCGCTCCTGATTCAACACGGCCCGCGTGGATTCCACCAGGTTGGGAATCAGATCGAAGCGGCGCTGGAGTTGCGTCTCGACGTCGGCCTGCGCGGCATCCACCTGCTGGCGGAGCTGCACCAGCCGGTTGTAGGTGCCGGCGACGGACGAGACCGCCATGACACCGATCAGGACTACGACGAGTACTGCGATCAGCACCGCACGCATCGCACCCTCCCCCCTCCATCCCGCACGACCGCCGGGACGGCACGGGCCACCCCCAGTATACGAACGGGGTCAAGCGGCGGCGCAAAAAAAACGCGCGGGCCCCGGCTCGGCCCGCGCGTCAGCGGGTGGATTTACGCCGCGGGAGCGGCGGGCAGAACAAACCCGTTCGACGGCGTGAGCTTTGGCTTCGTGCCGCCGCGTGACGACCCGATCCCAAACCTCGTGTTGAGGATCTCGATGGCGCGATCGAGCTGGCTGTCGCGGCCCGCGTTCATCGCCTGCGAGGTCAGCGACTCCGTCGTATCCGGCAGGACACCCTGCCCTTCGAGCCGGACGCCCTTGCCGGTCAGCACGCGCGCCACGGTCACGCTCATCCCGGCGCCCTCCGGCAGGTCGATCGTAATCCCGACCTCCACCGCACCGGCCGTTTTGGTCCCCTCGACGATTCCCCGCCCCTGCTCCTGAATCGCCGCCGAGAGCAACTCCGCCGCCGATGCCGTACTCTCGTCGACGAGCACGATGATCGGCAGGCCGGCCGGCACGACCGGCTGGACCGGCGTCTGCATGACGAAGTTGCGGCCGCTCCGCGTGCGCATCTGCAGTACCGGCGATCCCGCCGGCAGAATCGCCGCCGACACGTCGCGGAGTTCGCTCACCAGACCGCCCGGGTTGCCGCGGAGATCCAGCACCATCCCGCGCATGCCGTCACCGCGCAGCCCCAGCATCGCCTTCCGCACGCTGGTGCCGACCCCCGGGACGAATTCGTACAGCCGGACGTAGCCGATGTCGCCGGGCAGCATCCGATCGGTCACCGTCGGCACGTGAATCTGTCCCCGCACGATGGCGACGTCGACCGGATCCGCAGCACCCGGGCGGAGCAGCGTAAGCGTCACCCGGCTCCCGGCCGTGCCGCGGATCATCTGCGACACGTGGTCGTCGTTCAGGTCGGCCGTGGCGTGGCCGTCGACGGCGAGGACGCGATCGAATACCCGGACCCCGGCCTGCTCGGCGGGGCCGCCCGGATAGATTTCGCTGATGTAGTATTGGTCGTCGCGGTGCAAGAGCACGATCCCCACGCCGCTGAACGCCGCCTGGCCGGTCTCCCGGCGCTTGATCTCCTGATAGAGTGCGGGCGGCACGAAACCGGTGTGAGAATCGTGGAGGCTGTCGAGCATCCCGGCGGTCGCCGCGTAGGCGAGATCGGTCTCCGTGACTTTGTCCGCGACCTGGCTGGCGATCTCGGCGAACCGCTGCGTGAACAGTGAGATCGCCCGATCATCCGACGCGGTCGGGCTGATGGGGCCGCCGAAGGGCTGGGCGTCGGCCCGCTTTTCGGCGGCGGCGAGGGCGGCGTTGAGCAGCGGAGCCGCGGCCAGCGTGTCCACATAGTTCTTCTGCAGCGTGCGAAGCGCGTCGATGACGAAGGGCGCCGATGCCGCGTTGGCGCGCGGCATGGCGGGTGCGGCGAGGACGGCGACCAGCACGGCGACCAGAACCAGGGACGTGAGGCGGAAACGAGCAGCCATCGAGGCTCCCCCCGGGAGTTTGTGGGTGTTTCGCGCTGCCACCAAAGTGTTCGCTATAGTATCACGGGCATCCCCCGCAGTGTATCGTGTCAGGAACCGATATCTCCTCGGCGAATTCGCACCCGCTCCCCCGGTCCGGCCCCCAGGCGCGCGATCGCGCTACCCTGGTTCACCCCGATTTCGACCAGGCCGTCCCCGCCGACCAGGACGATGGCCCCGCCGGCCGGCACGTCCCCGAACGTACGTCCGACGGTGGCCGGCAGCGCCCGGCCGCCGGCCTCGACGACGACCTGGACATCCTGTCCCAACTCGGCGAGCGCGGACCCCGGGATCGTGGTCACAAGATTGCCGAACGGGTCGACCCAGAGCACGGTCCCCAGGAGCCCGGAGCCGTCTGGGCCCCCATCCTCGAGTGTCAGCTCGACGTGCTCCGGGGCCGGCGTCCCCACCCGCTCGAACACCGTGCCGGCCGCGAGGTGGGCGGCGACGGCGGCGAAGACGTCGCGGCCGTGGAACGTCGGCGATACCGGGTGCCGCCAGTACGCCTCGTTTGTCAACCGGTAGACGGCGGGGAAGCCCAACCGCTTCGCGGCGGGCACAAGGAGCCCGTTGTCCGGCCCGACGAACGTCTGCCCGCCGGCGGCGACGGCGAGCGCGGCGCGCGCCGTCCCGACTCCGGGATCGACCACGGCGCAGTGCACCGTCCCGGCCGGGCACGCCGGCGCCACGGACCATAACAGGTAGGCCCCGGTGCGCACGTTATGGCGCGGCACCGCGTGTGAGATGTCGATGAACCGTGCGTCGCAGATCCCCGCAGCCACGGCCTTCATCGCCGCGGGATACGGGGAGTCGAGACCAAAGTCAGAGAGGAACGTCAGCAGCCGCATCACCGGCCCCGCAGAACGCGACGGCGGTCTCCGCCAGTACCTGCGCGCAGGCGGCGGTGGACGGCACGTCGACGTACTCCACCTCCGCGTGCAGCCCTTCCCCGGATGGTCCAAAGAGCACGGTCGAGATTCCGTGCTGGGTCAGAATCGCGGCGTCGCACCAATACGCCACCCCGATGGGCGCCGGATCCCGGCCGAGGACCCGGCCGGCCGCGCCGCGGAGGGCCCGCACGATCGGCGCATCCGGATCCACGTCGAGGCCCGGCCGGCTGCCCGTAATCTCCACCGTCGCGCGGAAGGCCGGATCGGCGGTCCGGAGCCCCGCCAGCGCCTCCTCGAGCTCGCGACGGACGCCGTCCGGGGTTTCCGCGGGAAGCATTCGGCGCTCGATGTCGAGCGTGCAGGACGGCGGATAGGTACTGAGACCCTCTCCGCCCTCGATGAGCGAGGCGTGGACGGACGGGCGGCCGAGCAACGGGTGGGCGGCGCGGGGCAGGACCTCGCGGTCGAGCCGTTCGATCGCCGCGAGCACCCGTCCCATGTGTGCGATCGCGTCCACCCCCACCGCCACGTCGCTGCCGTGCGCGGCGTGGCCCTCCGTACGGATTCGCGCCCAGGCAAACCCCTTATGCGCCACGCCGACGCGCAACCCGGTCGGCTCGGTGATGATCGCCGCGTCGGCGCGGTGCCGGCGCACGAGCGCCTCGGTTCCGGCGCTCAAATGCTCTTCGTCGACCACGAACGTCAAGATGAGGTCCCCGAGGGGGACGACGCGCGCCTCGCGAATGGCGCCCGCGGCGGCCACCATCGCGGCCAGCCCGGCCTTCATGTCGAGGGCGCCCCGGCCGTAGAGCCGGTCCCCGCGGTGCGCGGGGACGAACGGCTCCGCCATGCCGGCCGGACCGACCGTATCGGTGTGGCCGTTCAGCATGAGCGAGCGTCCGCGGCGCGGAGCCCGGCCGCGCAGCACCGCGACGAGATTGGGACGGCCGGGCGCCGCCTCCTCCAACGCGACCTCGAGATCGAGGGTGCGGCACACCTCGGCGAGAGCCTCGGCGAGCTTCGCTTCGCCGGCCCCGCCCGGCACGAGTTGCGGATTGACGGACGGAATGGCCACCAGCCGCTCGACCAGTCCGATCACGGCCTCGGGCCGAACACGGGGGGCCGCGGACGGGCTCATGGGTTACCGCTGACAGCCCGGACAGGAGAACGTGGGCCGGCCGCCGAGGCGTCCATCGCGCACCGTACCTCCGCACCCGGGGCACGGTTGGCCCGCGCGGCCGTAGACCGAGAGCGGCGCGCGGCCCGGACGGCCGAGCGCGTCGTGGAAACCCGGTTCGCCCCCCGCGGCGATCGCGGCCCGCAGCACCCTGCGGGTCGTATCGTACAGCCCCCGCATCTCGGGACGTGTGAGCGCGGCCACAGGGCGGTCGGGGCGGATGCCGGCGTGGAACAGAATTTCGTGGGCCCAGAGGTTGCCGATCCCCGCGATCCGGGTCTGGTTGCACAGCGCCGTCCGAGTGACCCCGCGCGTGCCCAGCGCGGCGCGGAAGACCTCGAAGGTGGACCCGCGCGCGAGCGGATCGATGCCGGGCTCGGCCGCCTCCTCTGCGCGCTCGGGCGTGAGCACGGAAAACGTGCTCAACTGGAGCTCGCGGAACTCGAGCGCGGCGCCGCCGCCGAAGCGCAGCAACACGGAGGTCCCGCCGTCCGGGACCGCGCCTGCAACATGGAATCGCACCACGCCCCAGAGCATGTAGTGAAAGACGAGTACTGCCGGATCGACCTGGAACCACAGCGCCTTCCCTCGCCTGGTGATCCCGGCGATCGTCCGCCCGCGGAGCGCGCGGTCAAGCCCCCGGGGGGAATGCGTCCGCAGCACCGCCGGCCGGCGCACGTCCGCCCGATCGATCGTCTTACCCGCCACGGTCCGGACGAGGCTGCGCCGCGCGGCCTCAACCGCCGGCAGTTCAGGCACCCCGCACCTCCGCCGCGGCCAGGTCCAACGCCCGCGGGATCTCGGCGGGAGGCACCGCCCCCTGCGCCGCGTCCGTGGTCCCGCCGCCCCGCCCGCCCACCGCCCGCGCGGCGTGCGCGAGGACGGCCGCCATGTCGACGGCGATGCCCGGCGAGCGCGCGAAGTACAGGCGGCCGGTCTCGACGATGCCGGCGAGCACGACGCACGGCTCGCGCGCGGTCAGCTCCCGCAGCAGGAGCCGGACGTCGTCGGCGTCGCGCCGCGGGAACTCGAGCCGGAGCACCTTGCGCGCGTCCGTCGCGGGGACCTCGCCCAGGCGTTCCGCGGCCTCGTACGCCAGCAGCCGGCGCGTCGACGCGGCCAGCGCCCGCTGGGCGTCCTCCGCCCGGGCCGCCAGCCGTAAGAGCGCCTCCGGCAGCTCTCGATCGCCCACGGTGAGCCGGCCGCTCCACTCCGACACGAGCGCGTGCTTCCAGCGATAATCCCGGAGCGCGCGCCACCCGGTCAGGAACTCGACCCGCAGGCGGCCCTTCGCGCGCTCCCACCGCCGCAGCAGAACCGGCCCGAGCTCGCCGGTCGCGCGGACGTGCGTGCCGCCGCAGGCCGACCGGTCGAGCCCGTCGATCTCGACGACGCGCAGCATTCCCGCGCGCTTCGGCGGCCGCCGGAGCCCGAGGGCCTCCGCCTCGCCGGCCTCGACGAAGCGCACCGTCACCGGACGATTCTCATAGACCGCCTCGGCGACGGCGTTCTCCACGACGAGGGCGTCCTCCGCCGATAACCCGGTTCGGTCGAAATCGATCGTGGACGCCTCGCCGAGATGGACCGAGGCCGTCTCCGCGCCGAGCACGCGGAGGAACGCCGCCGACACGAGATGTTGCGCCGTGTGCTGTTGCATGTGGTCGAACCGCCGGCCCCAGTCGAGCGCGGCCTCGACCTCGGTGCCCGTCCCCGGCGGCGCTGCGCCGGGCGCCAGCACGTGGAGGATGTAGTCGTCCGCGTCGACGACGTCGACCACCGGGACCCCCGCGAGCGTTCCGGTATCGTGCGGCTGGCCGCCGGAGGTCGGGTAAAAG
The sequence above is a segment of the bacterium genome. Coding sequences within it:
- a CDS encoding class I SAM-dependent methyltransferase, with amino-acid sequence MAPVDTRAPHARGAPRALDVATGLGRNALALAHAGYRVDAVDISPTALHEAARRARRAGLPGIRWIVADLDRWRPQRGLYDVVVNAFFLKRRMFPALRAAVRPGGLLIFETHLDAGEHDAGPADRSRRLRPGELRRILGDWEILYASDGLYRDRGRRMALGRIVARRPRRLARTAGAARSVRPPRRSTGLPRLAHRK
- a CDS encoding M14 family metallopeptidase, whose translation is MGQDVVVVGSLRASPGTKVTGFLPVPGTPIQMPVTVVNGSAPGPRVAITAGVHGGEYPGIEAAIRTAAALEARDVRGTAVIVHIVDVPAFVARSIYICPLDGKNPNRLFPGNADGTASERLAHTLFTEVIAPSDAYVDLHGGDINEALVPFTIMVETGNADLDARTRGLAGVYGIQYVVRGRVGGGTYAAAAQRHIPAILTEAGGQGLLDDASLHLHLRGLRNVLRHLGIVNGAPEPVPPTTLLARLHWVTSQHAGLFYAEVSPGAQVEAGGRIGEIRDYFGRRLEEVRAPASGIVLFTVTTPATNPNDPLFAVGEPG
- a CDS encoding DUF4149 domain-containing protein, encoding MTGLAAVVRTLAVALWIGGMAALDFIEAPLRFSTPALDRNQAVALGQAAFARFNRVEAALGVIALAAAIAARSARWTVAVAAIMLALVLVQTLYLTPEITRLAAGLDFVNRAAGDPRYAAIRSLHNVYAAAEIAILAGGVAVLAGWAASAR
- the efeU gene encoding iron uptake transporter permease EfeU, coding for MIGSFLITLREGLEMSLIVGILLAYLARTGHRRDFAAVWAGVAGAVLLSLAAGGIIFATAGEMSGPGEQLFEGIAFLTAVAVLTYMIFWMRREAVTIRSSLQARMSRALQAGSRTALVVLALVSVGREGVETALFLFATVRASSAAAAGLGAVLGLGGAALLGWLLYRGTYRLDLRVFFNVTSGLLLLVGAGLLIRGVGELHEAGILPALVDRLWDSNRFVNQSSTMGGLLEALFGYTSTPSLSQVIAYVAYLAAAGWAYVRPVRPPAGRRAPAGVPAVLERTAQAHHPRA
- a CDS encoding LemA family protein, with amino-acid sequence MSAPPPRSGTWAVAGLVALATALGVVGWWIVTYNQLVQARSAVDAQWAQVEAQYQRRVDLVPALVSAAAGALAQERQVLSAIVAARAAYLAAPPGSPDRVRAASALEAPMGRLIGIVEASPALRARATVAALMDELAGTENRIAVERRRYNDRVRTYNTLVQQFPPVLVAAAAGMRPRPYFEAGPRSAGRPAVHISP
- a CDS encoding TPM domain-containing protein produces the protein MSVRRLLSARDKARLRHLAEAVERDTGVEIAALVVPRADDVAGFARAYFDHVGIGKRGHDNGVLVLVALDNRAIHIELGRGLAGVIGPADARSIIEFVIAPQFREGRFGAGLAHGIEALGHLVRRPFP
- a CDS encoding TPM domain-containing protein, with product MPSPGGAAPPAFPAPQGYVSDFAHLLDPAARASLDARLAAYDRATTNQIAIAVFADLGGVPIDDFAARLEEAWKVGRRGRDNGILLLVAPKEREVRIEVGYGLEGKVTDADAGRIIRDTLAPAFRAGRYADGLNAAADALMGLIGGPGAVPGGGPGAAGTARPSSRGTGSGGLAGLLFLAFVALSLIAGRLGGRRRCPRCGAALQLTSQSTASGVGAVEAWTCPRCGYRDKRLVRRSAVMPVPYFFGGGWGSGGFGGGGGGFGGFGGGASGGGGASGGW
- a CDS encoding LemA family protein; the encoded protein is MRAVLIAVLVVVLIGVMAVSSVAGTYNRLVQLRQQVDAAQADVETQLQRRFDLIPNLVESTRAVLNQERTVFAALANARTHYAGTQPGTPARIEAANQYQSAIARLLVIVENYPVLRSNETVQSLMSQLASTENQVAYARRQYNASVQAYDTTLQTFPTTLVASSFGFQPRPYFQAQPGAGQAPRVNLGVPTP
- a CDS encoding S41 family peptidase; protein product: MAARFRLTSLVLVAVLVAVLAAPAMPRANAASAPFVIDALRTLQKNYVDTLAAAPLLNAALAAAEKRADAQPFGGPISPTASDDRAISLFTQRFAEIASQVADKVTETDLAYAATAGMLDSLHDSHTGFVPPALYQEIKRRETGQAAFSGVGIVLLHRDDQYYISEIYPGGPAEQAGVRVFDRVLAVDGHATADLNDDHVSQMIRGTAGSRVTLTLLRPGAADPVDVAIVRGQIHVPTVTDRMLPGDIGYVRLYEFVPGVGTSVRKAMLGLRGDGMRGMVLDLRGNPGGLVSELRDVSAAILPAGSPVLQMRTRSGRNFVMQTPVQPVVPAGLPIIVLVDESTASAAELLSAAIQEQGRGIVEGTKTAGAVEVGITIDLPEGAGMSVTVARVLTGKGVRLEGQGVLPDTTESLTSQAMNAGRDSQLDRAIEILNTRFGIGSSRGGTKPKLTPSNGFVLPAAPAA
- a CDS encoding SAM-dependent chlorinase/fluorinase; the encoded protein is MRLLTFLSDFGLDSPYPAAMKAVAAGICDARFIDISHAVPRHNVRTGAYLLWSVAPACPAGTVHCAVVDPGVGTARAALAVAAGGQTFVGPDNGLLVPAAKRLGFPAVYRLTNEAYWRHPVSPTFHGRDVFAAVAAHLAAGTVFERVGTPAPEHVELTLEDGGPDGSGLLGTVLWVDPFGNLVTTIPGSALAELGQDVQVVVEAGGRALPATVGRTFGDVPAGGAIVLVGGDGLVEIGVNQGSAIARLGAGPGERVRIRRGDIGS
- a CDS encoding M20/M25/M40 family metallo-hydrolase, coding for MSPSAAPRVRPEAVIGLVERLVAIPSVNPQLVPGGAGEAKLAEALAEVCRTLDLEVALEEAAPGRPNLVAVLRGRAPRRGRSLMLNGHTDTVGPAGMAEPFVPAHRGDRLYGRGALDMKAGLAAMVAAAGAIREARVVPLGDLILTFVVDEEHLSAGTEALVRRHRADAAIITEPTGLRVGVAHKGFAWARIRTEGHAAHGSDVAVGVDAIAHMGRVLAAIERLDREVLPRAAHPLLGRPSVHASLIEGGEGLSTYPPSCTLDIERRMLPAETPDGVRRELEEALAGLRTADPAFRATVEITGSRPGLDVDPDAPIVRALRGAAGRVLGRDPAPIGVAYWCDAAILTQHGISTVLFGPSGEGLHAEVEYVDVPSTAACAQVLAETAVAFCGAGDAAADVPL
- a CDS encoding DNA-formamidopyrimidine glycosylase family protein is translated as MPELPAVEAARRSLVRTVAGKTIDRADVRRPAVLRTHSPRGLDRALRGRTIAGITRRGKALWFQVDPAVLVFHYMLWGVVRFHVAGAVPDGGTSVLLRFGGGAALEFRELQLSTFSVLTPERAEEAAEPGIDPLARGSTFEVFRAALGTRGVTRTALCNQTRIAGIGNLWAHEILFHAGIRPDRPVAALTRPEMRGLYDTTRRVLRAAIAAGGEPGFHDALGRPGRAPLSVYGRAGQPCPGCGGTVRDGRLGGRPTFSCPGCQR